From one Eriocheir sinensis breed Jianghai 21 chromosome 60, ASM2467909v1, whole genome shotgun sequence genomic stretch:
- the LOC126985894 gene encoding uncharacterized protein LOC126985894, whose product MRHFHSLFPLIFFVIIILSLVFPVTWWPSRPDPPQTRRDMACGAPRGRPELPGARRDTAGGVPRGRRVLGMATKHLTWRAAVLTAVTTAAACVCLWGGAGREDANEQGLGGWPAWAPPASCECRAMFTVGACGLEAVAARRPGDAVWAAAVSGVATARAGQEVSLMPRLATLARYLPRLFRVRVVADGGVHGDALANRAGHAWLLRPCAVHLYTAQDVATCARLHLAATGAPLRLAFVGDSRVRNTLQAAVRASSGAVQFSVPGVGLDAAVSFLDSMAHHDQPLRAHGLELRLHWATFLHRPRQPEDQSLQGARDLLEAWAAGRAGPREGDGPPPHVVYVSSGLWDTSMAGGGAEAVEGFVHTLGVVAPLLQALARRARVLWHVHGPIKPWLATRGAPNAELDMINRAAWARLGGGDVWLWDSRTVLGLRQHEECRALHAAGLHALAPRSWGCTNFQHAGRDVEHAAANMIWNLACNARMDRPAHLCCAADPPPPPAEDV is encoded by the coding sequence ATGAggcattttcattctctttttcctctcattttctttgtcattatcattttatcattaGTATTTCCCGTGACTTGGTGGCCATCACGGCCAGACCCTCCCCAGACGCGGCGAGACATGGCGTGCGGGGCGCCGCGCGGCCGCCCAGAGCTTCCAGGGGCGCGCCGGGATACGGCCGGCGGTGTGCCGCGCGGGCGGCGGGTACTGGGGATGGCCACGAAACACCTGACCTGGCGGGCAGCGGTGCTGACGGCGGTGACGAcggcggcggcgtgtgtgtgcCTGTGGGGCGGCGCGGGACGGGAAGATGCCAATGAGCAGGGACTGGGCGGCTGGCCGGCGTGGGCGCCGCCGGCATCGTGTGAGTGCCGCGCAATGTTCACCGTGGGGGCGTGCGGCCTGGAGGCCGTGGCGGCAAGGCGGCCGGGCGACGCGGTGTGGGCGGCGGCGGTTTCGGGGGTGGCGACGGCGCGGGCGGGCCAAGAGGTGTCCCTCATGCCCCGCCTGGCCACGCTGGCGCGGTATCTGCCGAGGCTGTTCCGTGTGCGGGTTGTCGCGGACGGCGGCGTGCACGGTGACGCCCTGGCCAACCGCGCGGGGCACGCCTGGTTGCTGCGGCCGTGCGCCGTGCACCTGTACACGGCCCAGGACGTGGCCACGTGCGCACGCCTGCACCTGGCGGCCACGGGTGCGCCGCTGCGCCTGGCCTTCGTCGGGGACTCCCGCGTGCGCAACACGCTGCAGGCGGCGGTGCGCGCCTCGAGCGGCGCCGTGCAGTTCTCCGTGCCGGGCGTGGGCCTAGACGCCGCTGTGTCCTTCCTGGACAGCATGGCCCACCACGATCAACCGTTGCGCGCCCACGGCCTGGAGCTGCGCCTGCACTGGGCCACCTTCCTGCACCGCCCACGCCAGCCCGAGGACCAGTCCTTGCAGGGGGCGCGGGACCTGCTGGAGGCGTGGGCGGCGGGCcgcgcggggccgcgggagggggacgGTCCTCCGCCGCACGTGGTGTACGTGAGCAGCGGACTGTGGGACACCAGCATGGCGGGCGGCGGCGCGGAGGCCGTGGAGGGCTTCGTGCACACTCTGGGCGTGGTGGCGCCGCTGTTGCAGGCGCTGGCACGCCGTGCACGCGTGCTGTGGCACGTGCACGGCCCCATCAAACCTTGGCTGGCCACGCGCGGGGCACCCAACGCGGAGCTGGACATGATCAACCGTGCGGCGTGGGCGCGGCTGGGCGGCGGCGACGTGTGGCTTTGGGATTCCCGCACCGTGCTGGGCCTGCGCCAGCACGAAGAGTGCCGCGCCCTGCACGCCGCCGGCCTGCACGCCCTGGCGCCGCGCTCCTGGGGCTGCACCAACTTCCAGCACGCGGGCCGCGACGTGGAGCACGCTGCCGCCAACATGATCTGGAACCTGGCCTGCAACGCCAGGATGGACCGCCCCGCCCACCTCTGCTGCGCCGCagacccgccgccgccgcccgccgagGACGTGTGA